In Planctomycetota bacterium, a single window of DNA contains:
- a CDS encoding SPFH domain-containing protein: protein MSDFHLPPEMSPTPPPPDAPRRAGSVTLRTDRNTDDPNAMLDPANQSLADALRIMLLLLKGAMLVLAGLYVISGLQSVKEGERGIRLLFGRIESASLEPGFAFTAPFPLGELVKVDQGFRELVIDKDFWPYYQDGQDPSPDKMAATASLKPGQGGSVLTADGNIAHTKWRVGYRRNGADQYAKNILSMEEEDRLVKAAVKRGIVHACARVTIDELLTQSADQIGSVRAHAKRVAQETLDSVQSGIVIEQLDPTMTIPPLYVRADFARVQAAVSNARKNVENAEGEGDQTLLGISGRAGPYLVERIRAYEDAAARRGAAEQAGDAGKVAAADGEMNAILATIEGLLLGEAVEVPGGTIEVSGRPRDLAPGTVEGLSGGEVARLLADAAAYRSGIVNRTQSDLRRYQAKLEQFRVNPSVMLQRELADARLAFLARPTVQQFMMPPGTTTMSLLLNNDPDVMREITRAANDEKRRRTDEERMRLLREQQFKTELGLTETPG, encoded by the coding sequence GTGAGCGACTTCCACCTCCCGCCGGAGATGTCTCCGACGCCGCCGCCGCCGGACGCGCCGCGGCGCGCGGGGTCCGTCACGCTCCGCACGGACCGCAACACGGACGATCCCAACGCGATGCTCGACCCGGCGAACCAGTCGCTGGCCGACGCGCTGCGCATCATGCTGCTCCTGCTGAAGGGCGCGATGCTGGTCCTGGCGGGGCTGTACGTGATCAGCGGGCTGCAGTCCGTGAAGGAAGGCGAGCGGGGCATCCGCCTGCTGTTCGGGCGGATCGAGTCGGCGTCGCTCGAGCCGGGCTTCGCGTTCACCGCGCCGTTCCCGCTGGGCGAACTGGTGAAGGTCGACCAGGGCTTCCGCGAACTCGTCATCGACAAGGACTTCTGGCCCTATTACCAGGACGGGCAGGACCCCAGCCCCGACAAGATGGCGGCGACGGCGTCGCTCAAGCCCGGGCAGGGCGGGAGCGTCCTGACGGCCGACGGCAACATCGCGCACACCAAGTGGCGCGTCGGCTACCGGCGCAACGGCGCCGACCAGTACGCCAAGAACATCCTCTCGATGGAAGAGGAAGACCGGCTGGTGAAGGCGGCGGTGAAGCGCGGCATCGTGCACGCCTGCGCCCGCGTCACCATCGACGAACTGCTCACGCAGAGCGCCGACCAGATCGGGTCGGTGCGGGCGCACGCCAAGCGCGTGGCGCAGGAGACGCTCGACAGCGTGCAGAGCGGGATCGTGATCGAGCAGCTCGACCCCACCATGACCATCCCGCCCCTGTACGTGCGGGCGGACTTCGCACGCGTGCAGGCGGCGGTGAGCAACGCGCGCAAGAACGTCGAGAACGCCGAGGGCGAGGGTGACCAGACGCTGCTGGGCATCTCCGGGCGCGCCGGGCCGTACCTCGTCGAACGCATCCGCGCCTACGAGGACGCCGCCGCCCGGCGCGGGGCGGCGGAGCAGGCCGGCGACGCGGGCAAGGTGGCGGCGGCCGACGGCGAGATGAACGCCATCCTGGCGACCATCGAGGGGCTGCTCCTGGGCGAGGCGGTCGAGGTGCCCGGGGGCACGATCGAGGTCAGCGGCCGCCCGCGCGATCTCGCGCCCGGCACGGTCGAGGGGCTCTCCGGGGGTGAGGTGGCGCGCCTCCTCGCCGACGCGGCGGCGTACCGCTCGGGGATCGTGAACCGCACGCAGTCCGACCTGCGCCGCTACCAGGCCAAGCTCGAGCAGTTCCGGGTCAACCCCAGCGTCATGCTGCAGCGCGAGCTCGCCGACGCGCGCCTTGCGTTCCTCGCGCGGCCGACCGTGCAGCAGTTCATGATGCCCCCGGGCACCACGACCATGTCGCTGCTGCTGAACAACGATCCGGACGTGATGCGCGAGATCACGCGGGCGGCGAACGACGAGAAGCGCCGGCGGACCGACGAGGAACGCATGCGGCTTCTCCGCGAGCAGCAGTTCAAGACCGAGCTGGGGCTGACAGAAACGCCCGGGTGA